The Indicator indicator isolate 239-I01 chromosome 18, UM_Iind_1.1, whole genome shotgun sequence region GGCTGAGCACCTGCCTTCTGTCACTCAcaggcagcccctgcagccGCTGGACTCCTCCAGCACCCCTGTGTGTGACCCTGAAAAGTTGCGGCTGTTAGAGGATGGTGAGGACTGGCAGCCCAGCGTCTGGAGCTCCCAGTCCCGCTCCTTCCGCAAACTGGCCCAGCTGGTGGGCGCAGACAGCAGTAAGTTCCCACAGAGCCTGGTGTTGCCTGGCTGCCTCAGTGTGCCTGGCTTCACTGAGACTGCTAGTGCCTGGTAGTGATGTGGCAGCAGGAGACTTGTTCTTGGGCCTGTGTGGCTCCCCTGGGGTGGCTGAGTCAGCAGGAACTCCCTGAGGCTGTGCATGGGCTTGTAGTAGCAGTGCCATTGGGCTGGGATCATGCTCTGCCCTGTGGGTGATCAGGGCCATGCCTTGGGGCAGGAGAATAGGttggttttcctcctttcccttgtTGTTTCCCTTCCTGTTGTCCCTGAGTGTCAGTGGCTGCAGACTGACCctgtctcctcctttctctcctgcttcaCTCAGTTGAGGATCATGAGGATGAGCTTGTTAAAACACCCAGGTAAGGGGAGCgtgtgccagggcagcagcgGGAACTGTACAGGGCCGCATGTCCCATGCAAGcctctgggcactgctggcgCTGAGGAGACCAAGCTGCACTGTGGCCTCTTGGACAAACGAGGGAAGGAGGATGCTACCACTGGGAAAGTCTGGCTTAGGGATGTGGGAAGATGTTGTGTAGCAAAGAGACTTGGGTCATGACATCTTGTGTGCCTAGTGTGGGGACGCCAGGTGACTGGGCAGAGTGGATCAGTGCCACCAGCAGTGAGCAGTGCCCTCACTACCAGAGATGATTCTGGGGAAGCTGGGAAGCTCTTCACCCTGaccttttgcttttctcctcctcctccatcctcGTTACCTCTTTGTCCTCTCCTCAGAGACAAGCTGTTGATATAGCCACAGAGCTCACCCTGCAGTCACCTCATAACAGGCACTGCCAACGCTTAGCCACTGTTCTGACTTCCACTTTGGGAGGGTTCTGCCAGGCAGGCTGTCTGCAGCCATGCTGTCCCTATGCCagatgtgctgggcaggagccactGAGCACTGCTGACACTGAGCTGAGCAGGACAAATGTCAGCATGGTGCACTGGATGCAGTGGGTAGGGATAGCTGGTGGCACTGGTAACATCTTGCTTGGGGTATGTTGGGAGGTGCTGGGAAGTGCTTAGGCCTGGGGCACAATGTGCCATGGGGCAGTGGGATAGCTGCTGGTCTGGTCTGGAGTGAATGCTGCTGCCATCTTCATGGGGCTTATGTCTCTGTGGGGCTGTTGATGCATTTAGAAGGGGTGGGCTGAGCCGGGAGTCAGCCGTTGACTGCTGTGCCGCCGTTTTTCTGATGCCACAGGGATGCCCGTGGGTCCAGCCAGGGCAAAGGGGAGCAGTGGTGAGTGCTGGGTCTAGTGAGGGAGTCAGAGTGTTTGAGGGCAGATTTGGGATCACTGCcctgtgccaaagcagggtctGGGCACGGTGCTGGCTGAGCACCTGCCTTCTGTCACTCAcaggcagcccctgcagccgctggagccctccagcacccctgtGTGTGACCCTGGGAAACTGCGGCTGATAGAGGACGCTCAGGACTGGCAGCCCCgcaccagcacctcccagtCCCGCTCCTTCCAGAAACTGGCCCAGCTGGTGGGCACAGAAGGGAGTAAGTTCCCACAGAGCCTGGTGCTCCCTGGCTGCCCAGgtgtgcttggctttgctggggTAGCCAACAAAGAGCCTGTGGAATGATGCGGTACCAGGGCTTGATTTTGGCCCCAAGTCAACCCTTCAGGGAGACTGAGCTGTCAGGAGCTGCCTGAGGCCATGTGTGGCTtcatggtggtgctgctgggattggggctgtgctctgccctgtggctgggcagggctgtgtgtgttggggcaggagagagcagagggaggagaggtcgttttctctttcttgccttcccttcctgctgTTCCTGGGCCTCAGTTGCCTCAGACTGACCctgtctcctcctttctctcctgctgctctcagtggaGGATCATGATGATGTGTTTGTTAAAACACCCAGGTAAGGGGACTGTGTgccagggtggcagcaggagctgcacgCAGGGCTGCATTTCTTGTGCAGGCCTCTGGGCACTGGCTGGCACTGAGCTGGGGATGCTAAACTGCGCCGTGGTTTCCTGAACATGGTGGGTTGGGGGCAGCTGATGGCACTGGCAACaccttgctgggggtgttgtGGGGGGGCAGTGCCTGTACCTGGAACACAATTTCCTGTGAGCCTAGCATGGGGCTGGACAGAGCTGGGCAAGTGTCACTGGCTTCTCATGTGAGTGCAGGacagggagctgaggctgggcCTTGCCCCATGCAGGGGTGGTGTACATTGCCCCTTGCTTTTGCCTTTGCTTGTCCATGATGTCTTCTGCCTAGTGCTGTGAATGTTGGGTCCCAGTTGTACCTGGTTCACTCTGCCACAAATAAATGCTCCTGGTTTTGTAATTGTCTCTTTGTCTTGAAGAGGCATGACACCACTGGCTCTGCCTCTGTCCATGGGCCATGCCTCTCTGGCCTCAGcttgccctgcctgtgcccaagtccagtgctggcagcctgccAAGTGGCACAGACCTAACCTCTCTGAGGACCAACCTGGCCCTATCTCTACCAGAGCGGGACCCTGAGGCTCCCCATTCTGTGTCAGGTCCAAGCCCCTTTGCACCCTGATGAGGATGGGGATGGCCATCATGTATGAACAGGTAGCTGGGGTCTCTGTGGTCCCAGGTGTTTCTGGTCAGtctggagcagcccagagcCGGGTGTGGAACCCTAGGATGCCTCTACTTCCCACAACACCATGATAGGTGCTATAGACCCTGGGAGTGCTGTATCTTTACAGGGCTGAAGGCACTTGGCTTGGTGTACTTCATCACCAAACTAGCCACCAGCTAAGCATGGGGGTTTGGCCAGACACTCCTGCCTGCTTGTGGGGGTGACGGGGTGCTGCCTGCATGCACAGGCCTGCTGGGCAGTGAGGGCAAGCGGGACAAGCTGGACTAACTGCTTGTTCTGTAGCCAGGTCTCCGTGCTGGACCCGTCCCCAGGAGCAGCGATGAAGACTGAGCCAGGACTGGGTAAGCAAAACGTTTCCTCTGGGCtcaggagggagagggatggtggtgctgggggctgctgcttgcACAGCCAAGGACACTGGGAGGGGGTTGCTAAGGGATCTGGAGCACTGTCCTAGAGACTTAAGTGTGTGTGCAGCCCCTAGGACCCCTGCCGCAACCCCTGGCCCTACCAGCCGCCCACCCTGGGCTGTAGACCCCTCATTTGCTGAGCGCTATGCCCCGGACAAGACAAGTACGGTGGTGAGCaagcacagccagccagccacacCGACCCCCATGCAGAACCGCAGCTCCATTGTGCAGGCAGCCCAGCAAGGCCCCGAGGGTTCCAACCGCACACCCCTCTGCTACAAGTGCAACAAGGTCATCAGGTGAGCCCTGGCCACCACCgctgctgtgccagtgttttGGGCCCCAGCGTGGCTGATGTGATTCTGTCCTGCTACAGGGGACGGTACCTGGTGGCACTGGGACATTATTACCACCCTGAGGAGTTCAcctgctgccagtgcaggaAAGTGCTGGATGAGGGTGGCTTCTTTGAGGAGAAGGGCTCTATCTTCTGCCCCAAGTGCTATGACACGCGCTATGCGCCCAGCTGTGCCAAGTGCAAGAAGAAGATCACTGGGGTGAGTGTCCCTTAGCCTGTCCCACACCTGTCCTTATTCTCCATTCCCCTGTGGGTGCCTGGCTCTGTCCCGTCCCTTTCTGCCTTCGTGAGGATCCCCTGTAGCACAGGGTGGTCCTGCCCCTGGCTGACAGAGGTTCCTCTTCAGGAGGTCATGCATGCACTGAAGATGACCTGGCATGTGCAGTGCTTCATGTGTGCTGCCTGCAAAACTCCCATCCGCAACCGTGCGTTCTACATGGAGGAGGGGCAGCCCTACTGCGAGAGAGGTAGGACCCAGGGACCGTGTGTGCCACTCTGCATGGCCATGGGACATCAAGCACTATCAGGGCTCGGCAGCAGCCCGCAGGGGTGGGGCACGAGCTGTTCTGCACTGCAGGGTTCTCCCTGGGCCGTAGGGAATGTGGGGACCCGCTTTTTGCAGTTCTGAGCTCGCTGTTCCAATCCTCCCTGGCTGCCACTGGGTAGTGCCATTGTCTCTGTGTTGCCATGGAAATGACGGAGGATGTACATCAAAGGCGAGCACTGCATCCTGGGAGATGAGGTTTgccttctccctgcagccaccCTGTGCTGCACAGGCATCTCTCCCTGGTGTCTTGAGCGTTgtctgccctggggctggtagTGAGTTTTCCACAGGCTGTGCTTGTGGCAtatggctgtgctgcagccctgctcccctggGAACACTGACCtggtctctgcctctcctcacagactATGAGAAGATGTTTGGCACCAAGTGCCGTGGCTGTGACTTCAAGATTGATGCTGGGGACCGGTTCCTGGAGGCGCTGGGATTCAGCTGGCATGACACTTGCTTTGTCTGTGCGGTGAGCCCTGTgcctccctctcctgctgctgatggGGCCTGGGGCTGTTCCTGGCAGTCGTGCCCCACATGGTGTATGCCAGCAGTGTGGGATCCTTGCTGCTGCCAGATTTTCCTCACTTGGCTCCATGCTGGTGTCTTGGGACCCTGCTCTGAGCCTCCTGCTCCTTGGCAACTGTGTGATGCCAGTTTTGAGCCCTGGGTCTTAGGGAGGGCACCTGGGGACTGTCTCAGCCCCCCTGACCTGACCGCCTGCACTCTCTTCCCCAGATCTGCCAGACCAACCTGGAAGGGAAGACGTTCTACTCGAAGAAGGACAAGCCGCTCTGCAAGAGCCATGCTTTCTCCCATGTGTGAGGGGCAGGAGTTCAGCTGTGCCCACACATGCCCCTGGCCCTGCATGCTcttttccccactgctgctgtgcccagggagccaggctgggccCTCACCCCTATTCCttgctccttcctcttccctgacagctcctcacccagctccagctggagagTGCTGGGTCCAGAGCCCCTTATAGCTGGATGGCTTCTTCTGTGCTCCTCAGCTCGCCCTAGGAGCCTTGGCACTGGGACACTGCATGGGTCTCCTGCCTTCTGGCCCCACAGCAttgtggctgcagccctgctgaggctggaggtggggaggtTCTGGCACAGCAGGGGCCTACTCCCTTGCTCAGTTGGAGCCCATCTGCCTGGCAGTTTCAGTACTGGGGTAGGGATGGTCGCAGCACGTCCCTGATTGGGTGAGGGCCAGCCCACCCCACGTTCCCTGCTGTGTGCTTAGTGCATGGCTGGAgactcagccctgctcccctgccagggccctgcctgcagcaacaCCCTGGCCATCCTTACACCTGCCGCCCTGGGTTCCTACCTATCTGTGTGCTTGAGGGTCTGTGCTTCATGTGCCCCAACCCAGCTGGCCTGCTAATTCCCTGGGCTGGTGCAGGGGGGCTGGCATATGGCAGCACCCCCACActggctgtgccagggagcagggcagcacacCAAACCCACCTGGTGGTGGGCTCACAGCATGTGCTGATGGCTGGTGGGCTCTGCAAGGCTTGGGCATGGCTTCCTACCAATGAGTGCTCTGCCACTGCTGTCACAGCCTGTAAGTGCCCCTCCCAAACCCACACTCTTCAGTTGGGCTGCTGCTGATGTAGCCATGGTGCTTTTAGTGCCTTTAATAAACACTTCTCTGCAAGTGCTGGCTGTCTGCAGGCCTGCGGTTTCAGAATGAGGTGTAGCCAGCTGGGAAGGTCATGCTCAGCCCTTGCCCTGTTCCCTTCTGGGGACTGACTCAGCTCCTTCCTGATTTCCAGGAGACCCAGATCTCCAGGGAGAACCTTCCCCTTGGATTTTTCTGCCTGTTTCAGCTGGGGCTGGACCCCTTATGTCACCTACGTCACCCCTAGGACCACTACTGGAGGCAGTAGTTAATGCAAAGGGCAAAACTACAGCAAGAGGTCATGGGGCGGGTGCTGGATCATgcagccccttcccccccccttgcCTGGCAGTGTCCCTAGTCCCTGCTGTGTACTGAATGCTAGTCCTGTGCAGGGGACAAGCAGTGATGGTGGGCACAAGGGCCAcgtgcagcagctctgggcgtGCTCTGGTGCTGTACAGCCAAGCGTTGGCtcatgtgctgcagctgctgtcctcTGGGACGAGTGTGAGGCCACACCAGCACCTCTGGCTGGAACAGGCTCAGGGGCAGTGGCTCTGGGGAAGAGCCACTCCTCCTGCTCTAGCAGCTGTAGCGGTCATTAATAATTGCAGCTCTTACCATGATGAGCAATTGTAAGGAAAATTGTCTTGCTAATCTACTGGAAGGTTCTGCTGGGGGCAGGATCTGGCTGCAGGAAACCAAATGCCTCCTGCTATCACCCAGAGCTGGCCTGCAGCTGCCATTCCACATCTCCCTGGTGCTACATCTTCCTCATGCCAACTGCAGGAGTGCAAAACTCATCAAAAACTAGGAGGGGAAAGTGAGTGTGATGGAGGCAGTCTGGGGTGGGGATGGGCAGTcgagctggggcagagctggctgatggAATGGTCACACCAAGAAGCAACAGCCACAGCTGTGAAATGGGACAGAAACGGACagtgccagcctggcacagccagggcagaCAGGGATGTGGTAGGTTCCCAAGCTTAAGTCCCAGATGTGCAGCCAAGGTCACAGGAAGCACAAGGGAAGGTGAGGTAATTGTGTCCCCATATGAGCAGCTACTGAACCAACCCTGTCTCAGCCAAGACAGCAACCTGTGAGCAGGGGGAGGCAGCCATGCAAGATGgagtcctggaacaggttgtgccaGCTCAGTTCTGGGGTACCCTGccttggagcagggccagggttGAGCTGTGGTACTGCAGCCTGAGGGAGGACCTGCACCAATTGGGGGCTCAGCTAGTTCTGGTTGGCATCCTGTTGCCTCTGGCTCCCACCAATGACACCTCAACCACCCAAGGTGCTTCCATGCTTTGCCGAGAGTAGCTCTTGTGCACCATGTGAGGAACTTGTGCAGAAGGAGGGTCTCGGGTGGGCTGCGGAGGTGgagcctggggaggggctgCAGCCGTGCTGCTCAGAACAAAGCCTGACGGCAGCAGGCTCAGGGCTCCAACCCTGTCTTTGAGATCTCACCCCATTCACACTCAAAGCCAGCTGAGCCGCCTGTGGGGCACCTACCGCAGCCCCATCCCCCGCGCTGGCCCcggcagctgctccccagctgctcccaaACTCCTGCAGCCTCTTAGGGCAGCTTCGAATCTGGCCTGGCTTGGAAATGCTGGTGCAAGGAGGGCACGCAGGAGGGAGCTTAGGCTCAAGAGCTTGGGGGGCTTATCCACAGACTGCTCACTCCAGCCTCCGAGTATCAGGCCCTGTACACTCCCCACTGTCTCTGGCATGGAGATCTCTTCAGTACTGTTCTGATCAGGGCGAGGGCAATGCTAGGGGTCAGGGAAGCAGCCTGAGGCAAGGCAATGGTGCCTCTCCTGACCGGAGCATTTGGGCCCAGCTGGGAGCTCCTAAGGAGCCCTGTGCTGGGTCAGCACTAAAGCAGTTACGTGAATTCACGTAGAGACAAAACCTCCTGGAAAAGACACGTTGTACAAGCCTGGCAGGGTCCTGCAAAAGGGTGCTCACAAAGGCTGCACCCACTGGTACCTTGCACAGCAGCAAGGGCATGGCTCACTGTACCGAGTCCTTGGAGAGGAAACGTCGGGGTagaagggagctgagggcacagagttCCCAGTGTGCTATGGCCCCAGGGTGGGGGGGGATGTGAAGCAGGGGAGGGTCTTGGGTGCAAAGGAGCATCCAAGCAAGGTCCCCAGGTTGCCGTGTCCCCAGGAGGAGGTAGAATGGGATGCTGGTCCTAAGGGCAGAGAAACCATATGGAACCACAGGGGGTGCAGAGTCCCTGAATGGAGTCGGAGTCGAGCTGGGGTGCCGGTTTCTGGGGTTCAGGGTCCCTAGGGTGGGAGACGGTCCAGGCTGCGGGGAATGGTCCGAGATGCAGGATCCCGAGGCAGGGGCGAAGCTGCTCGCACCCCAGGGGTCTCGGTGAGATGCCCGGCGGCACGGCGGGTGGGGTGCCCCGGGGGCGCGGCGGGGGCCGGGGCGGGGGCGAAGGCCGGTGCTGGAGGGTGGAGGCGGGGTGGGGGGGCGCCGTTCACGGCGCTAGGACCGGGCGCGGCGGCGGGCGGAGCCTCCCCGCCGCTCGCCCCTCCGCCCGGCCGCTGCGGCAGTGTCTCGGAGGCGGGCAGGCGGCCGGTCCCTCCGGTCCCCCCGGCAGCATCCCGGCCCTGCCATGGCTGGCGTCGGCTTCGCGGCGCATCGCCTGGAGCTGCTCGCCTCCTACCAGGACGTGATCGGCGAGGACAGCCCCACCGACTGGTGAGCGCGCCCGCCACCGCCCCTTtgtccccgccgccgccgcccttTGTGCACAGAGCCGCCCGGTAACGCCGGCCGCGCCCCGCGCTTCCCCGGGCCCGCGGTGCCGGGAGCACCGGCACACAAAGACGGGCGGGGCGGCGTGGGGGTGGCGTGCCCGTCCTGCCGCCCCCGTTACCCGCACCTGCCCGCCGCTGCACCGGGACGGGGCGCGGTCCCCGCTTTGTCTGCACCGGGCCGGCACGTGCTATTGCCGGGACCCGCCGCTCTCAGCAGCAACCCCCGGAACGGCCCGAACCCCCGCCGGGGCAGCGAGCGCGGGCAGCAGAGGGTCCGCTCACGGAGGGGAGGGCTCGCGGCTACCCGCCCCGGTGCTGGGCCCGGCCCTGGGACCCATGCTATTGTCTGCAGCCGGAGCTGCGGGCAGGGGCGCCCGGAGGGAGGTGTGGATCGGGGCGGCCCCAGCCGGGCCCCGCTCCCGGCCGGTCTCACGGTGCTCCGGCAGCAGGCGGCCCTCTGCCCGGCAGAGCGAGGCCGGCGGCCGCAGGAGGACCGAACATCCCCTCCCGGGGCCCGTCCCTCAGAATCCTGGGGTGCCTCACACCCGGGAGGCCGCGATGCGTCGGCCCAAGACTCCCCGCCGGGCTGGGGCTGCCGCGGGCTCGGGGCAGGGTTTGGCCTTCCCTAGGGGTAGCCCCTGGGCCCCCATGCCCTGCCTGCATCCCCAGTACGGGGCACCCCGGGCTGCGGGAGCCGCGCCCCGGACAGATCCAGGCCCTGGTGCAGCCAGCGCAGCAGCTGGTAGGGatcaccccac contains the following coding sequences:
- the PDLIM7 gene encoding PDZ and LIM domain protein 7, yielding MGDMESYKVMLNGPAPWGFRLQGGKDFSMPLSISRLTPGGKAAQAGVGVGDWVLYIDGESTSSMTHIEAQNRIRACGDRLSLTLSRAQNQMGKPQKDSLPCSEPLKYNFAPSTALNKTAQPFGAGSPPNPRPGLVTKPVTYAPLGPTCTPQHNGQPVEPPSTPVYDPEKLRLIEDAADWRPRTGTSQSRSFQKLARLTGTDGMEEHADELVKKPRDARGSSQGIGEQWQPLQPLEPSSTPVCDPGKLRLIEDAQDWQPRTSTSQSRSFQKLAQLVGTEGMEDHEDELVKKPRDARGSSQGKGEQWQPLQPLEPSSTPVCDPGKLRLIEDAQDWQPRTSTSQSRSFQKLAQLVGTEGMEDHDDVFVKTPSQVSVLDPSPGAAMKTEPGLAPRTPAATPGPTSRPPWAVDPSFAERYAPDKTSTVVSKHSQPATPTPMQNRSSIVQAAQQGPEGSNRTPLCYKCNKVIRGRYLVALGHYYHPEEFTCCQCRKVLDEGGFFEEKGSIFCPKCYDTRYAPSCAKCKKKITGEVMHALKMTWHVQCFMCAACKTPIRNRAFYMEEGQPYCERDYEKMFGTKCRGCDFKIDAGDRFLEALGFSWHDTCFVCAICQTNLEGKTFYSKKDKPLCKSHAFSHV